GCGCTGCGGACCGGGCATCTCACGGACTTCAGCAAGATCCGCGCGATGCGCCGTACCTACGCACAGATTCAAACCGTTATTTCCGAAAAGCGCATGACCGAGGGACAGCATGGAGCAGCATAACGAGCGGGGCGCGCGGCGCATCAAGCAAGGCCGCGTAGCTTCCAACAAGATGGACAAGACGATCGTGGTCGTC
The window above is part of the Candidatus Baltobacteraceae bacterium genome. Proteins encoded here:
- the rpmC gene encoding 50S ribosomal protein L29 translates to MTKSELDELRVLTLNELQQKARDTKSELFNLRFALRTGHLTDFSKIRAMRRTYAQIQTVISEKRMTEGQHGAA